In Flavobacterium gelatinilyticum, a genomic segment contains:
- a CDS encoding adenine phosphoribosyltransferase produces the protein MKIENYIRDIQDFPKQGILFKDITPLLNDVEARQECLSILVNSLKGQKIDKVVGAESRGFFFGMLLAQELKAGFVPVRKPKKLPFETISASYELEYGTDILEMHRDAIQKGDRVLIHDDVLATGGTAKAVCDLVEELGGEIVQCNFLMELAFLNGREKIKEYPFFAALSY, from the coding sequence ATGAAGATTGAAAATTATATACGTGATATTCAGGACTTTCCTAAACAAGGAATTTTATTTAAAGATATCACTCCACTATTAAATGATGTTGAAGCAAGACAAGAATGCTTATCAATTCTGGTAAATTCTTTAAAAGGACAGAAAATTGACAAAGTAGTAGGAGCAGAAAGCCGTGGCTTTTTTTTCGGAATGTTATTGGCACAGGAACTAAAAGCCGGTTTTGTTCCGGTAAGGAAACCTAAAAAGCTTCCGTTTGAAACGATTTCGGCTTCGTATGAGTTAGAATATGGCACAGATATACTCGAAATGCACAGAGATGCCATTCAGAAAGGCGATCGTGTTTTAATTCACGACGACGTTCTGGCAACCGGCGGTACCGCAAAAGCAGTCTGCGATCTGGTAGAAGAATTAGGCGGCGAAATTGTACAATGCAACTTTTTAATGGAATTAGCTTTTCTTAACGGAAGAGAAAAAATCAAAGAATATCCGTTCTTTGCAGCACTTTCGTACTAA
- a CDS encoding N-6 DNA methylase, with amino-acid sequence MNNWEDKIDRIKNILRRDKGIIGVIDYTEQISWIILLKFLDNYEMQTQNDTVLNEMEFDYFLPNQFRWKRWAVSNIRKNSSEIDYYKKNNVVDFVNNQLFPYLKELKHNCVHSKSIKYTIGSIFELLDNHITNEQILQEVLDIVDTLDFEGYDFSRTSQVYQNLLTDLGTDSKNYQGFYTPMPIIKAIIECIDPKFGEQIYDGALGSAGFLTKAFEHMKSSKKNNLTPLDWKIIQNDTFYGSEISSTGYVLGMVNLILNGIVTPNIYNQDTLKNTENNLQIKGKFDVVVSHPPFGKSFSKNNFYDATNSLELLFLQHFMDSLGPEGRAAIVVPDSLLIQKSYVFNEVRKNLLENFNVHTILSLPGGIFLPYSGAKMNVIFFDKKSKTSKIWYYELKAPFIFTKNRPVTDAHFKEFIDLYKNVERRNSTNNKNSESPDDWTVSFNEKMEFNLSAKNPNKIVDLELFKPENLISQIESISFEEENYLAKVNPSIFELVKEEYYNSNWETVRLSNLVEKVKNHTEISNNDIVTYIDLQSINTQRNKIEAPKILSSKELPNKTKNGAVKGDIIFSLNRPNLKNIAVIREDYERTVVSSVFCILRPNKNLLSADYLFYYLLSETFQQFINPLIKGSAFPSISEKDLLNIKISLPPLDLQKKVANEMKNMFDTINSVIELQSKKIENLKLLQISILQKIYNYKEL; translated from the coding sequence ATGAATAACTGGGAAGATAAAATAGATAGAATAAAAAATATTCTAAGAAGAGATAAGGGTATAATTGGCGTAATAGACTACACCGAGCAAATTTCATGGATTATACTTCTAAAATTTTTGGATAATTATGAAATGCAAACACAAAATGATACTGTGTTAAATGAAATGGAGTTTGATTATTTTCTACCAAATCAATTTAGATGGAAACGATGGGCCGTTTCAAATATTCGGAAAAATTCATCAGAAATCGATTACTATAAAAAAAATAATGTAGTTGACTTTGTAAATAATCAATTATTTCCGTATTTGAAAGAATTGAAACATAATTGCGTTCATTCCAAATCGATAAAATATACAATTGGATCTATTTTTGAATTATTGGATAACCATATTACAAATGAACAAATTTTACAGGAAGTTTTAGATATTGTTGATACATTAGATTTTGAAGGCTATGATTTTTCGCGAACTTCCCAAGTTTATCAAAATTTGCTGACTGATTTAGGAACGGATAGTAAAAATTACCAAGGTTTTTATACTCCAATGCCTATTATAAAAGCAATAATAGAATGTATTGATCCAAAATTTGGAGAACAAATATATGATGGAGCCCTTGGTAGTGCTGGTTTTTTGACTAAAGCTTTTGAGCACATGAAGTCAAGTAAAAAAAACAATTTAACTCCATTAGATTGGAAAATTATTCAAAATGATACATTTTATGGAAGTGAAATATCCTCTACAGGTTACGTCCTTGGAATGGTAAACCTGATCCTTAATGGAATAGTAACGCCAAATATATATAATCAAGATACTCTTAAAAACACGGAAAATAATTTGCAAATTAAGGGAAAATTTGATGTAGTTGTATCTCATCCGCCTTTTGGGAAAAGTTTTTCAAAAAATAATTTTTATGATGCTACAAATTCCTTGGAATTACTTTTTTTACAACATTTTATGGACTCGTTAGGACCAGAAGGTAGGGCTGCGATAGTAGTGCCAGATAGTTTATTGATTCAGAAAAGTTACGTTTTTAATGAAGTTAGGAAGAATTTATTAGAAAATTTTAACGTGCATACGATTTTGAGTTTGCCGGGAGGTATTTTCTTGCCTTACAGTGGTGCCAAGATGAATGTTATATTTTTCGATAAAAAATCTAAAACTTCTAAAATATGGTATTATGAGTTAAAAGCCCCGTTCATTTTTACAAAAAATAGACCTGTTACCGATGCCCACTTTAAAGAATTCATTGATTTATATAAAAATGTAGAAAGACGTAACTCAACAAATAATAAAAATTCTGAATCTCCAGACGATTGGACTGTATCATTTAACGAAAAAATGGAATTTAATTTAAGTGCTAAGAATCCAAATAAAATTGTTGACTTGGAACTTTTTAAACCAGAAAATTTAATTTCACAAATTGAATCTATATCTTTTGAAGAGGAAAATTATTTAGCAAAAGTAAACCCTTCAATATTTGAACTTGTTAAAGAGGAATACTATAATTCAAATTGGGAAACGGTAAGATTATCTAATTTAGTTGAAAAGGTAAAAAATCATACTGAAATATCTAATAATGATATTGTTACATATATTGACTTACAGTCCATTAATACGCAAAGAAACAAAATTGAAGCGCCAAAAATTTTAAGTAGCAAAGAGTTACCCAACAAGACAAAAAATGGTGCTGTGAAAGGAGATATTATTTTTTCGCTAAACCGCCCAAATTTAAAAAATATCGCGGTAATTCGAGAAGATTATGAGAGGACGGTCGTATCATCAGTATTTTGTATTTTGCGACCAAATAAAAATTTGTTGAGCGCAGACTATTTATTTTATTATCTATTGTCTGAAACTTTTCAGCAATTCATAAATCCGTTGATTAAGGGAAGTGCATTTCCATCAATTTCAGAAAAAGATTTACTTAACATTAAAATATCTCTGCCTCCACTTGATTTACAAAAGAAAGTGGCAAATGAGATGAAAAATATGTTTGACACAATTAATTCGGTAATAGAATTGCAAAGTAAAAAAATCGAAAATTTAAAATTATTGCAAATTAGTATTTTACAGAAAATTTACAATTATAAAGAGTTGTAA
- a CDS encoding AAA family ATPase, whose product MVTLEFRSKLSSEDQVLKLNNGVTTFIGGNGAGKSSILQSIFKKYIDDDDYRVICFSSGQNELFSELFNAHKKTNRRYLRERNESIQSFYFNSEWSKLLIFFASVFKEDGLVRDFLKTRGYILIDEFGTDKSSCLDFRFRIRKNYVFQIRDEILGEERGTNDDANGSELEQNLMRHTEFHETIENIISVFGINFDFQNSDNLVKRWLTFNSEKAYEIFVHKDIDKIFSFWALCTNGWLSNSELSEFNLRFDNGLEFKHLSDGEYQMLSTYAIMDLFDDENTIFLFDEIDSHLHYTNLNKMWNVINNSKGVIIATTHISESILHNKIENIKLIENGKVEEKLAFLELSKRLDNIVGKKNYQFEILSRVKYTILMDHVNDWTIFKFLAKKKIGHQAEAILDQIVPIGKESSFNTTTEILGLSKLFFVDEFYNVNYGNKDIRTENIFLMCDKDNFLANSIHEDLTVDIPLKFKHLREFNSKKTSTHLLCWKRREIENYLLSPTLLKNKNLLDEINKLYHLPKLHEGSTLDNITDIREGDFKTILRPLYNADDTGFNEEMLKEMISHIPSQEISEDITIVYNFMQNKIQDE is encoded by the coding sequence ATGGTTACATTAGAATTTAGGAGTAAATTATCAAGTGAGGATCAAGTTCTGAAACTCAATAACGGCGTTACAACCTTTATAGGTGGAAATGGTGCTGGAAAATCATCAATACTTCAGTCAATTTTTAAAAAATATATTGATGATGATGATTATCGCGTGATTTGCTTTAGCTCTGGACAAAATGAATTATTTAGTGAGCTTTTTAACGCTCACAAAAAAACAAATAGGAGATATTTAAGGGAAAGAAACGAATCTATTCAATCGTTTTATTTTAATTCTGAATGGAGCAAACTATTAATATTCTTTGCGTCTGTATTTAAAGAAGACGGTTTAGTCCGAGATTTTTTAAAAACAAGAGGTTACATTCTAATTGATGAATTTGGCACTGATAAGTCTAGTTGTTTAGATTTTAGGTTTCGAATAAGAAAAAACTACGTTTTTCAAATTAGAGATGAAATTTTAGGTGAAGAGCGCGGAACAAATGATGATGCCAATGGTAGTGAATTGGAACAAAACTTAATGCGACATACAGAATTTCACGAAACAATAGAAAATATAATATCTGTTTTTGGAATTAACTTTGATTTTCAAAATAGCGATAATTTAGTAAAAAGATGGCTGACTTTTAATTCAGAGAAGGCTTATGAAATATTCGTTCATAAAGACATTGACAAAATATTTAGCTTTTGGGCTCTATGTACTAATGGTTGGCTTTCAAATTCCGAACTCTCAGAGTTTAATCTTCGATTTGATAATGGCTTAGAGTTCAAACATCTGAGTGATGGAGAATATCAAATGCTATCTACCTATGCAATAATGGATTTGTTTGACGATGAAAATACAATTTTTTTGTTTGATGAAATCGATTCACATCTTCATTATACTAATTTGAATAAAATGTGGAATGTAATTAATAATAGTAAAGGAGTCATTATTGCAACTACACATATTTCAGAATCAATTCTTCATAATAAAATTGAAAACATAAAATTAATTGAAAATGGGAAAGTGGAAGAGAAACTCGCCTTTTTGGAGCTGTCCAAACGTTTGGACAATATAGTAGGTAAAAAAAATTATCAGTTTGAAATATTGTCCAGAGTTAAATATACCATCCTAATGGATCATGTGAATGATTGGACTATATTCAAATTTTTAGCAAAAAAAAAAATAGGACATCAAGCAGAAGCAATATTAGATCAAATTGTTCCCATAGGTAAAGAATCCAGCTTTAATACTACTACAGAAATTTTAGGATTAAGTAAGTTGTTTTTTGTTGATGAATTTTATAATGTAAACTATGGTAATAAAGATATAAGAACTGAAAATATCTTTTTAATGTGTGATAAAGATAATTTTTTAGCCAATTCAATTCACGAAGATCTAACTGTTGATATTCCTCTAAAATTTAAACATCTACGCGAATTTAATTCTAAAAAAACTTCAACCCACTTACTGTGTTGGAAGAGAAGAGAAATTGAAAATTATTTATTATCACCTACATTACTGAAAAACAAGAATCTATTAGATGAAATAAATAAGTTATATCATTTACCAAAATTGCATGAAGGGTCTACTTTAGATAATATTACAGATATAAGAGAAGGTGATTTTAAAACAATATTACGACCATTATATAATGCTGACGATACGGGATTTAATGAAGAAATGCTAAAAGAAATGATTAGTCATATTCCGTCACAAGAAATTTCTGAAGATATAACTATAGTGTATAATTTTATGCAAAATAAAATACAGGATGAATAA
- a CDS encoding histone H1, whose amino-acid sequence MKDLFEKIKAEIETFKTESESLIEKGFKAAGARARKSTLEIEKLLKEFRKVSIEESKK is encoded by the coding sequence ATGAAAGATCTATTTGAAAAAATCAAGGCAGAAATCGAAACATTTAAAACAGAGTCAGAATCTCTAATTGAAAAAGGATTTAAAGCCGCTGGAGCAAGAGCTCGTAAATCAACTTTAGAAATTGAAAAACTTTTGAAAGAGTTTCGAAAAGTTTCTATTGAGGAATCTAAAAAATAA
- a CDS encoding PP2C family protein-serine/threonine phosphatase, with protein MVYSFSNKGGRTSNQDFLFSKSINSNCNLYMVVDGMGGYEFGDIASKLVAENIYTYLSTVKEINEKEIQKAVNKSNLVIKQKSQDFDAKIGATLAGIIVVDNLAYFFWVGDVKIIFIRNKEIFFESHSHTLINQMIENGNVITNLDRYKHIVTRSISGKIKDGIIECYSSNLLKEDLVVIYSDGVSDILDSYQINHVFKSTDSVLGGVNKVETLCRTNAKDNFSMTVIHI; from the coding sequence ATGGTATATTCATTTTCAAATAAAGGTGGTAGAACAAGCAATCAGGATTTTTTATTTTCAAAATCAATAAATTCTAATTGCAATTTGTATATGGTCGTAGATGGTATGGGAGGTTACGAATTTGGGGATATCGCATCCAAACTTGTTGCAGAAAATATTTACACATATCTATCTACTGTGAAAGAAATTAACGAGAAAGAAATTCAAAAAGCAGTAAATAAATCAAACCTTGTAATTAAACAAAAATCGCAAGATTTCGACGCTAAAATTGGTGCAACTTTAGCTGGCATAATAGTAGTAGATAACTTAGCTTATTTCTTTTGGGTTGGAGATGTTAAAATAATTTTCATTAGAAATAAAGAAATCTTTTTTGAAAGCCATTCCCATACACTTATTAATCAAATGATTGAAAATGGTAATGTAATAACTAATTTAGATCGCTACAAACATATTGTCACTCGCTCAATTTCGGGTAAAATAAAAGACGGAATAATTGAATGTTACTCTTCTAATTTACTCAAGGAAGATTTAGTAGTAATATATTCTGATGGTGTTTCCGATATATTGGACTCTTATCAAATTAATCATGTTTTTAAATCTACTGACTCAGTGCTTGGAGGTGTTAACAAAGTTGAAACTTTGTGTAGGACTAATGCTAAAGATAATTTTTCGATGACAGTTATCCATATTTAA
- a CDS encoding recombinase family protein: MSKIADLYIRVSTDEQAEKGFSQRNQEEMLRKYCSINQIQIRNVIYEDHSAKTFNRPQWKKFLADLKKYKNKINLVLFMKWDRFSRNAGDAYQMINVLRKLGVEPQAIEQPLDLSVPENKMMLAFYLAAPEVENDRRALNTFQGLRRGKKEGRHMGMAPYGYANKITEDGKKYIAIVPDKAVKVIWIFEQIAKNIFSTESIYQMAKEKGFAISKNNLWLIIRNPLYCGKIVVPKYRDEEERWVNGQHEPIISEGLFYRVQDVLDSKARTYRPKIKTIENFPLRGFFLCPKCGQKLTGSKCKGRNKYYYYYHCDKVCKWRVNSEIANKVFKDHLNKFKPLEEVKKLYTAVLLEGYREHTGVIAGEKKKSLEQIAVYEKKLSVARNLLVTEKIDAVDYNLMKIEYNEVISKLEKDIGDVEDDRASIEHLTTTGLENLLKLGEAFDGGTLADSREVIGLIFPENFTFQENKIRTARVNEIVNCIYLVNNRLRAKKNGTKDDIFLLSRVVTSTGFKPVTF, encoded by the coding sequence ATGAGTAAGATAGCGGACTTGTACATTCGTGTAAGTACTGATGAGCAGGCAGAAAAAGGTTTCTCGCAACGTAATCAAGAAGAAATGTTAAGGAAATATTGCAGCATAAATCAGATACAGATACGTAATGTAATTTATGAAGATCATTCGGCAAAGACTTTTAACAGGCCTCAATGGAAAAAATTTCTTGCTGATTTGAAAAAATATAAAAATAAAATTAATCTGGTTCTTTTTATGAAGTGGGATAGGTTCAGCCGTAATGCAGGCGATGCTTACCAAATGATAAATGTTTTAAGGAAACTGGGTGTAGAGCCACAGGCTATTGAACAGCCACTTGACCTCAGTGTTCCGGAAAACAAAATGATGCTGGCTTTTTATTTGGCTGCACCTGAGGTTGAAAATGACAGAAGAGCACTAAATACATTTCAAGGGCTTAGACGTGGAAAGAAAGAGGGTAGGCATATGGGAATGGCTCCTTATGGATACGCTAATAAAATAACGGAGGATGGGAAAAAGTATATTGCCATTGTACCGGATAAAGCTGTAAAGGTTATTTGGATTTTTGAACAGATTGCAAAAAATATTTTTAGTACTGAATCTATTTATCAAATGGCCAAAGAAAAAGGTTTTGCTATTTCTAAGAATAACTTGTGGCTTATTATAAGAAATCCACTTTATTGCGGAAAGATTGTTGTTCCTAAGTACAGAGATGAAGAGGAGAGATGGGTCAATGGGCAGCATGAGCCAATAATCAGTGAGGGATTATTTTATCGGGTACAGGATGTTCTTGATAGTAAAGCGCGAACTTATAGACCAAAAATTAAGACTATTGAGAATTTTCCTTTGCGAGGTTTTTTTCTATGTCCAAAGTGTGGTCAGAAGTTAACAGGAAGTAAATGTAAAGGAAGAAATAAATATTACTATTATTATCACTGTGATAAAGTTTGTAAATGGAGAGTGAATTCCGAAATAGCTAATAAGGTATTTAAAGACCATTTAAATAAATTTAAACCTTTAGAAGAAGTTAAGAAATTATATACCGCAGTTCTGCTTGAAGGTTACAGAGAGCATACTGGAGTAATAGCTGGCGAAAAAAAGAAGTCCCTTGAGCAGATTGCAGTTTATGAAAAGAAATTATCAGTAGCCAGAAATTTATTAGTTACCGAGAAAATAGATGCTGTAGATTACAATCTTATGAAAATTGAATACAATGAAGTTATCAGTAAGTTGGAAAAGGACATTGGAGATGTAGAAGACGACAGAGCCAGTATAGAGCACCTAACCACGACTGGATTGGAAAACCTTTTAAAGCTAGGTGAAGCCTTTGATGGTGGGACTTTAGCTGATTCTAGAGAAGTAATTGGTTTAATTTTTCCAGAAAATTTCACATTTCAAGAAAATAAAATCCGCACCGCCCGAGTCAATGAAATCGTCAACTGTATCTATCTGGTAAACAATAGATTACGGGCAAAAAAAAACGGGACAAAAGATGATATTTTTCTTTTGTCCCGAGTAGTGACCTCGACAGGATTCAAACCTGTAACCTTCTGA